In Scomber japonicus isolate fScoJap1 chromosome 19, fScoJap1.pri, whole genome shotgun sequence, a single genomic region encodes these proteins:
- the smyd1a gene encoding histone-lysine N-methyltransferase SMYD1a produces the protein MTVGNMESAQLFDAGKKGRGLRATKDLKAGEVVFAEPSYSAVVFDSLASQVCHSCFRRQAKLHRCVQCKFAHYCDRTCQTACWDEHKRECGAIRKLNFSAPSENIRLAARLLWRIHKDTGIVSDSQLVSVDQLEDHVADLSEDDLKKLHADVHAFQEYWSYGSKKHSADYISRIFGIIKCNGFTLSDQRGLQAVGVGLFPNLCLVNHDCWPNCTISLNHGNQSAVSSALHSKRRIELRALGKIPEGEELTVSYVDFLNLSADRQKKLKERFYFDCTCEHCSQHIKDDLMMAAAEGEGSKPSADKVKDVVAFSKECLEKIENSRIEGDYEEVVKLCQECLEKQNHVLADTNLCRLRVLSIASEVFSYMKHFSEAATLVHKMVDGYKKLYHPNNAQLGMAIMRAGVTHWHGGQIEMGHSMICKAYRILMVTHGPNHAMTRDLEVMRTQTEMELKMYLKDKEAYHNMREAVLH, from the exons ATGACTGTGGGGAACATGGAGAGTGCCCAGCTGTTTGATGCCGGGAAGAAAGGTCGAGGCCTGAGGGCCACCAAAGACCTCAAAGCTGGGGAAGTGGTCTTCGCCGAACCCAGTTACTCTGCTGTGGTCTTTGACAG CTTGGCCTCTCAGGTGTGTCACAGCTGTTTCCGCCGTCAGGCCAAACTACACCGCTGCGTCCAGTGCAAGTTCGCCCACTATTGTGACCGCACCTGCCAGACTGCATGCTGGGACGAACATAAGAGGGAGTGTGGAGCCATCAGGAAGTTGAACTTTTCTGCACCCAGCGAGAACATTCG TCTGGCTGCCCGTCTGCTGTGGCGCATACACAAGGACACAGGCATCGTGTCAGACAGTCAGCTGGTCTCAGTGGACCAGCTGGAGGACCACGTTGCTGACCTGTCCGAAGACGACCTCAAGAAGCTCCATGCTGACGTGCACGCTTTTCAGGAATACTGGTCTTATGGAAGCAAAAAGCACTCTGCTGACTACATCTCACGCATCTTTGGCATT aTCAAGTGTAATGGATTCACTCTGAGTGATCAGAGAGGCCTGCAGGCTGTTGGTGTGGGTCTGTTCCCCAACCTGTGTCTGGTCAACCATGACTGCTGGCCCAATTGCACAATCAGCCTCAACCATGGCAA CCAGTCAGCTGTGAGTTCTGCTCTCCACTCTAAGAGGAG GATTGAGCTGCGAGCTCTGGGTAAAATCCCAGAGGGAGAGGAGCTGACCGTCAGCTACGTGGACTTCCTCAATCTGTCTGCTGATCGCCAGAAGAAGCTGAAGGAGCGTTTCTACTTTGACTGCACCTGCGAGCACTGCAGCCAGCACATCAAGGACGACCTGATGATGGCTGCCGCTGAGGGCGAGGGCAGCAAA CCTTCTGCTGATAAAGTGAAAGACGTGGTTGCCTTCAGTAAAGAGTGTCTGGAAAAGATTGAGAATTCTCGCATTGAGGGGGATTATGAAGAG gTGGTAAAGTTGTGTCAGGAGTGTTTGGAGAAGCAGAACCACGTCCTGGCTGATACTAACCTGTGTAGACTGCGTGTGCTCAGCATTGCCAGTGAGGTGTTTTCATACATGAAGCACTTCTCTGAGGCTGCTACCCTTGTCCACAAGATGGTGGACGGATACAA GAAGTTGTACCACCCCAACAATGCCCAGCTGGGTATGGCCATCATGCGTGCAGGCGTCACACACTGGCACGGGGGTCAGATTGAGATGGGTCACAGCATGATCTGCAAGGCCTACCGTATCCTGATGGTCACCCACGGACCCAACCACGCCATGACCAGAGACCTGGAG GTCATGCGCACACAGACTGAGATGGAGCTGAAGATGTATTTGAAGGATAAAGAGGCGTACCACAACATGAGGGAAGCGGTTCTGCATTAA
- the LOC128379788 gene encoding excitatory amino acid transporter 1-like, with product MQRFRESIHIRTMKAKRKVEEISKEDIHAFLKKNAFVLFTVAAVIAGIILGFALRPHKMTYREVKYFSFPGELLMRMLQMLVLPLLISSLITGMAALDSKASGKMGMRAVIYYMTTTFIAVFIGIIVVLIIHPGKGTKDEFGKQQTIQQVSPADAFLDLIRNMFPPNLVQACTQQFKTKYGKRAVHVTVTVNDTLFNSTNGTQEVMEITREEVIPVPGQVNGVNALGLVVFSMFFGLIIGNMKEQGQILRDFFDSLNEAIMRLVSIIMWYAPIGILFLIAGKIVEMDDLTQMGGQLGMYTITVIIGLLIHGVVILPTLYFVITRQNPFIFIAGILQALVTALGTSSSSATLPVTFKCLEENNKIDKRITRFVLPVGATINMDGTALYEALAAIFIAQVNNMEMNFGQIITISITATAASIGAAGIPQAGLVTMVIVLTSVGLPTDDITLIIAVDWFLDRLRTTANVLGDSIGAGIVEFLSRHELRSKDVEMGNSVLEEKERKKPYKLISQDSDFENDKRAHSESNM from the exons ATGCAGCGTTTCAGGGAAAGCATTCACATACGCACCATGAAGGCCAAGAGGAAAGTGGAGGAAATCTCTAAAGAGGACATCCATGCTTTCCTAAAAAAGAATGCCTTTGTGCTCTTCACAGTTGCGGCAGTTATTgcag GTATTATTCTGGGATTTGCGTTGCGACCTCATAAGATGACCTATCGAGAAGTGAAGTACTTCTCTTTCCCTGGAGAGCTGTTGATGAGAATGCTTCAGATGCTTGTGCTGCCCTTACTGATCTCCAGTTTAATAACAG GAATGGCAGCTTTGGACAGCAAAGCCTCAGGAAAGATGGGCATGAGAGCCGTAATTTACTACATGACCACCACCTTTATTGCAGTCTTCATCGGTATCATAGTCGTCCTCATCATCCACCCAGGAAAAGGAACTAAAGATGAGTTTGGAAAGCAGCAGACAATACAGCAAGTCAGTCCTGCTGATGCCTTCTTAGATCTGATCAG AAATATGTTTCCACCAAACTTGGTCCAAGCCTGCACACAGCAG TTCAAAACCAAATATGGAAAGCGAGCAGTCCATGTGACGGTGACAGTGAATGACACCCTCTTCAACTCAACCAATGGCACCCAGGAGGTCATGGAGATCACCAGGGAAGAAGTGATACCAGTGCCGGGTCAGGTGAACGGGGTCAACGCCCTCGGGCTGGTGGTCTTCTCTATGTTCTTCGGTCTAATAATTGGCAATATGAAGGAGCAGGGCCAGATCTTGAGGGATTTCTTCGACAGCCTCAATGAAGCTATCATGCGCCTAGTTTCCATCATCATGTG gtATGCTCCCATTGGCATCCTGTTCCTAATTGCGGGAAAGATTGTGGAGATGGATGATCTGACACAGATGGGTGGCCAGCTGGGCATGTACACCATCACGGTTATCATTGGCTTACTGATCCATGGCGTTGTTATTCTTCCCACCCTGTATTTTGTCATCACTCGGCAGAACCCCTTTATATTCATTGCTGGGATTCTGCAAGCTCTGGTAACAGCCCTGGGGACGTCCTCCAG CTCAGCCACCCTCCCTGTCACTTTTAAATGCCTGGAGGAGAACAACAAAATTGATAAGCGAATCACTCGTTTTGTGCTGCCTGTGGGTGCCACCATCAACATGGACGGAACAGCTCTGTATGAAGCACTGGCAGCCATCTTCATTGCCCAGGTCAATAACATGGAGATGAACTTCGGTCAGATCATTACCATCAG TATTACAGCAACTGCAGCTAGTATTGGAGCTGCTGGCATCCCTCAGGCAGGACTGGTCACCATGGTGATTGTACTGACCTCTGTTGGACTTCctactgatgacatcacactcaTCATTGCAGTTGATTGGTTTCT GGACCGTCTGCGCACCACGGCCAATGTTTTGGGGGATTCAATCGGAGCCGGGATCGTGGAGTTCCTGTCTCGACACGAGCTCCGCAGCAAAGACGTGGAGATGGGAAACTCTGtgctggaggagaaggagaggaagaaaccTTACAAGCTCATCTCACAGGATAGCGATTTTGAAAATGACAAACGTGCTCACAGTGAATCCAACATGTAG
- the spra gene encoding sepiapterin reductase a produces SLCRALSPHISLSLSLSLSLSLSTSSTAMQSSDSGNLGRALCIITGASRGFGRTAARDISLLVKPGSALVLVARSGDDLRALQTELAESEAGRAGMVVQCVVADLGLMEGLESVIKTAKEIYSEDIDHVFLVNNAASLGDVSRYTRSFTNMAEVDSYLSLNVSSSLCLTASVLQAFPQRPGLKRTVVNISSLCALQPFSSWVLYCTGKAARDMMFKVLAEEEPDVRVLSYAPGPLDTDMHLVARSKTADPNIRKSLSDSFSQGQVLTCEASCAKLMKLLLEDKYTSGAHIDVYDI; encoded by the exons TCTCTCTGCAGGGCACTTTCAccacatatctctctctctctctctctctctctctctctctctctctccacctcctccaccgcCATGCAGTCCTCTGACAGTGGAAACCTGGGCCGAGCGCTGTGCATCATCACCGGGGCCTCCAGAGGCTTTGGCCGGACTGCAGCGCGGGATATATCCCTGCTGGTGAAGCCGGGGTCGGCGCTCGTCTTGGTGGCCCGCTCCGGTGACGACCTGCGGGCTCTGCAGACGGAGCTGGCCGAGTCGGAGGCAGGCAGAGCGGGCATGGTGGTTCAGTGTGTGGTGGCAGATCTGGGGCTGATGGAAGGACTGGAGAGCGTAATCAAAACAGCTAAAGAGATTTATTCTGAGGACATAGATCATGTTTTTCTGGTCAACAACGCAG CCTCTCTAGGTGATGTGTCCCGCTACACCAGAAGCTTCACCAACATGGCCGAGGTGGACTCCTACTTATCTCTCAATGTGAGCTCCTCTCTGTGCCTCACCGCCAGCGTGCTGCAGGCTTTTCCACAGCGTCCAGGTCTGAAGCGCACTGTGGTCAACATCTCCTCACTGTGCGCCCTGCAGCCTTTCAGCTCCTGGGTGCTCTACTGCACCGGCAAGGCTGCCAGAGATATGATGTTCAAGGTGCTGGCAGAAGAAGAGCCAGATGTCCGGGTGCTCAGCTACGCTCCAG GACCTCTGGATACAGACATGCATTTGGTGGCCAGATCCAAAACAGCTGATCCCAACATCAGGAAGTCTCTCTCAGACAGTTTTTCTCAGGGCCAGGTGCTCACCTGTGAGGCTTCCTGTGCAAAGCtgatgaagctgctgctggaggacaaATATACATCAGGAGCTCACATCGATGTCTATGACATATAG